TGACTGGTTTTATAGCTGTCTTATAGTATCTATCTTTTAGTTTTTATGGGATTGTCACTCTCACAACACCCTAGAATCACCTATGTTTCATACATCCACCTATCTTTCTATTGTAACCATCATCTTTAATCATCAATAACTGTATCTTTGGTTTTCAAGACAATACTTTCACATGGTGGAATATTTTGGCTCATAGGAATGGAACCATGAGTAGTCAGGCAAccttgttattttttttcttcattacaGGGCCTCGCCCGGGGATCCTTTATTTCCTGCGATATCTGTTTATATGGTGTGCCTGTTCCATCTCTTACTGACAAACTCAAAAGTTCCTTCTTCAGTTTATGTTGGTTTCTCTCTGACTTCAGAGCTAAATATATTTATGGTGTATATGTTAATTTTATTGAGTTCATCACTTTTTTCTCATGCTCTTTCAGTGGATTCTTGATATGAtgtttttatttcctttctttatcTGCAGCCAAGAAGTTTTCCTGCGGAAGCATCTGTGGAATAGACATTGATGCACGTAAGTTTCTTGTGAGACATACCTGCCTTATCATGTTGAGGAAAACACTTGGCGTAATTGTAAATGTTTTACTTTGTTCTATCATTTTATGTATTAATCGGTTGTTAAGATGAGTAATTGCATAGATGGGATTCTCATGTTTCTTAAGTGCTAATGATGCTTTTGGGTGCTTAAGAGGTAAACTGTTGAGGACCTAAATATATGGTGTTCATCACTATGCTCCACTTGGTCGGTTAGGGGTAAAGGATTTCCTTCCATCTACGGACTGATTTGTACACTGCCGTGGGGCTTCCTTGAGTAGGTCTTCAGCATCCATAGCCTTCTCGGAGTAGTCATTCAAATTATGAATTTCAACCACACTCATTTTATCTCTTATGTCAGCCCTCAATCCCAGTTTGAACCGGGATAGGAGCTGGTCATCGTCTTCATCAACACCGGTACatgaaaataaatcattaaATTTGTCTATGTATTCTTCAATATGAGATTTTGAAGAGCTCAGCAACCAAAGCTCAGATCACCAAGGAAACTTGGTTGGGTGGCCTTTTAGGTATCCCAAAGAAGTCCTCCAAAGCTGGTACGAACAGGCCTTCAGGTTGGGGAGATAAGACAGATCGATCTGTGTCCAGAAATCTGTCTTGTTTGGCTATCACAGGCTGTTGTGTCTGTAGATATGATGTTGGTGGCTTCTAGAACAGCTCTAATAGATTTCATAAAACAGATTTAtcactcagaaaaataaaggaaaacagaaaagacAGAAGAGAGAACAGGGGAAAATCGATGGGTAGGTATGGGTGGGATAGGCTCTCTCAGCCTTGGGCCTCTCACCAATAGCTTCTTAGCTGTTGAAACTAGTCTTTCTCTGACACAAACCGGCAAGCAAGAGCTTCTCAAATTCATTCTTTCAACTGTAGGAAGAGTACAATTCGACGGCCAATTTATAGCTGTAGCCTGTCTTCAAATAGGAGAgtttcaaaaaggaaactatgAAGAAAGATAAAGCAGAAAACTTCTAGACACTAATCTGTTTTTCTTGCCTTATAAGAAATAAACAAActaagaaatagaaacagaacTTCTCCTAGAAGGTGATGATCAATCCACACTGTTGCTTGCTAGCTAAGTCTCACAAAGAGACAATAAATAAGATCAAAATAGAAATCGATAGAGAGAAGATTCTGGCTTGTAGAAGCTGGTCCTAGCTAGCTTGATTGGCTAGGCTGGCTGGATCAAACTGGAACTAGATTAGTGCTGATTCTGGTTCTCGTTGAGTCTTCTTTTTCCTGTGATACTGGAGTCCAGCAATGGGATCTAAATCATATATGTAGGGGAGGGTAAACAGCCGTTGGAAATTTCTTGCAAAGAGTGCATTTAAAAAAGAGCCGTTGCTTGAGAAAGATGTTGGAAGAGAGGGGGGAAATTGAAGTGGGCGTTAAATGCTCATCGGCATGATAACATCAAGTGGTTTTAAGGGGAGGGGGCTTCCTGGTGATGCTGCAATAGTGGTAGCATGTTTTGGGGGGTGGATCTTGAATGgagtagtattttttttttttcccgcctTACATTTAACCAGCATTGGTGCTCTAGAACTGTATTTCATAGTTGCagctatttatatatatatatatatatatatttcattaaCATCTTGGTCTTATTCTTAATTTGAAATCATCAATTTAACGAACGTTGATGAATTCATTGCCAATAAATTTTCGTGTTTTGCTGTTATATCTTTCTTTCCTATTGCTTATCATTGAACTCCAGAGCATTAATCCTTGGTGTAGTGTGGACTGGGATTCCTTAGTGTGGTTATGAAATGGATATTTTTGGTATTTAACTTTTATTCCTGTTGTATTTGATGGTTTATTGTAAAATATTTGTTATTCATATGCAAGTGTCCTACAATCAATCCAAGGAGGACTAATTTAATGTTTACAGATCTCATTTGTTTTTCTATAAGTCTATGATGTGGAAATATTCTCTGGAATTTATGATTGTGCAAGGAAGTATGATAAGGGAGTGTGTTACGACCTGTGATATTTACATTTTCTTTAAGCTGGTTTTGAGTGGACTGCTTGTGTTTGAACAATGATAAGAAACTTCTTTTGCTATTCCAGATCTAATTGAGAGTGCATATTGGAACCTCAGAAGGAGTGCTAAAATGGACAAAGCTAGTTGTAAAATTTCAAATGAAAACAGATCCAAGCTTTCTGAGGGAGCGAATGGTTTAGAGCATAGTGATACTGCATCTTTAAGTGGGGAAACAGTGAATGTTCTAAGACACTCAAATCCTTCTCAGAAACCAAATCTTTTAGATGTAGTCTCTTTCCGGGAAGAAGATATTGTTGCGAGCCGGCGTAGGTGCTCAGAGGCATATGATACAATTCTTTGGTGAGTTGCTTCTTCATTGTCACTTAAAGATGAATTACCTGAATAACCTCATAAATTGGTGCAAACAAAAGTAAATCTGGagattttgatttgaaaccCTGTTGAGGAATTAGATGCCTCCTTaggatcccccccccccctttttttttttaaagtcaaTTTATTTTATCATTGGTTGTGTGTTAAAATGGATTTGGGCCCTGTTTTGCAGTTTAAGTGTGACAAAATGGGTTCATCTGAACTGGGGCGATGATGGACTGATTACTTTATTTGCAAAGATTTGGAGACTTCTTCGCCCGGTAACTTTAAGATTTTCTGCCTGTGAAGATAGATTTCATGTTGTGTTTTGTTTGTAGTAATGATATATTATGTAACTGCCTATCAACTGTCTGTGATGATGAATTTCATGTTGTGTTTTGTACGTAGGAAATAGGAGTGGTATATTATGTAACTTGTTAGCATCGGAGAGCTCCCAAGAGGGAGGGTGTGTGTGAAACCGTGAATTGGGATACTAAAATGGAAAGGATAAAAACtgagttaaattttttttctacagAGATATTGCGGAAGCTAAGATGATTTTGAATTCACACCCACACTCAAgaagaagggaagtgaaagaACAAGCACGAGAGACTCAAGGATTTTAGAGTGGTTGGGAACCTTCCTTATGTACACTACACATGCACTTGGACTTTTCACCACTCTCAATTGCTTTCCTAGGTAGTAATGAAACCCTTACAACTTGTAGATTTTCCACGGATCACTACAAACCAAAAGTGTTTTTCCAAGGATCACACCAATACTAATAACAATGTCACTATGTTACACTTGTGTTGCCCAAGCCTCTAGACAAGGAACAGCACTTCAATGAATTtgagagaacaaaagaaaaacctcTTAGAAGGTAGATTGCAAATACACCACTTAAAATCTCTCAAGAAACAATAAAGCCCAAAGGTAGAATGATTCTCAATTATAGCCCATGAACAGTGTTGTTAAACTCTCTTATTCCGAGGTCCAAGAGTTGTTTTATATAGGCCATAAGTGTTTAGAAATGTACCAATATCAAGGATTAATAACCAATAATCACacaagaggggaagaagaagatgaggagaagaagagaaactgaGACTGCTAGCGCTCTCAGAATCATGCTCTAGTAGTCTCCCTCTAATCTGTATTTATAACCCAAAAACAGTTGCAAGAGAAGGAAACGCAAACCTTGTAATCTACTCTAACTAGGAAATAGTATCCATcctaattaggaaaaaaattatacaaaattTAACTCATGACTAACCCATATGACCAAAGTCACATAACTAATCCATAATAGGGCATTCCCCCATTGTGGTACACATACCACCTTTGTACCCCCCATGGTGCAAAGGTCCATTCTACCATTCTAACAAGAAAGATTAGCTCAAAAATAGATTTAATACACTATACAGACGACTGCTGAAGTGGTGTGGACTTCCTCTGGCCTCCAACGGTTGGAAATATAGCCATTAGATTTCTGACATGCTGGGGTCTATACAGAAGTGCGGACATCAGCATAAGTCTAGTGGAAGTCTGCATAAAGATGCTGACATCTGTCAGACTAGGGGACTTTTACTGGTCTGAGATTCAAAGTAGTTGTTTCTGCATCTGCTGAAGTATGTGGATGTTTGCACCAAGGTGCAGAAGTACTCAGCCCAGACACCAAAAATGCCTTTAATGTGGACGTCTCCTATGTCTAATGGAGTCGTCTTCTTCTTGATGCTTCCAAGACTTGGTATATTCCTTTGATAAGCTTGGGTCTCAGTGAAGTTTTCCCATTGAAACAAAGAAACTACCATTACTTTTGCTCCAAGATGCTTGCTTACACATTGAAATCCTCTTTGGTGCTGAAAGACTCTTGGGATTGATTAATCCTTTCACCTGCACTCACATGTTACTAATCCCAAACTACCATCATATAAAAATCTGATTAATTACCAAAACATGAGGTGTCAACATAATTGTCTATCAACTGTCTGTGAAGATAGATTTCatgttgtgttatgtatgtagGAATAGTGTATTAAGTAACTGTCTATCAACTGTCTGTGAAGATAAGATTTCATTGTGTTTTGTTTGTAGGAATGGTTTATTATGTAGCTGTTTATCATACTCATAGATTATCCTTATCATGAGCAGGGTGGTGTTCTTATATTGGAAGCACAAAATTGGAAATCATATAAAAGCAATTATCAGGTGTCTGAGGTATTGAATTTTCATGATTCCGATTTGTTGTTGGTTATTAGTATATGTGGTTCTACATCTGTGCAATTCTTTGTAAATTCAGATTGTGTGTTACCTCTCATTAGACTGGAGAAAATGATGTTTGAAATCGATGAATTCATGTATGCACAATGGTACTATTTCACAAATACAGATTTGTGGTTTGTTCATTGGCTGGCACTGTTGATTCATTGAGAACATGTTGAAGGATGATAATTGTTGTATGCTTCACAGAGGTTAATAACCACTGTCGTATGGCATGGGCCTCATTAGTAAAGATGGTGGGGTGGTAGCCACCTTCTTTTGGTACCCCCTTCCACTGAACAACATGCTGTACCACATGCTGTATCCCATGAAGGGTCATCCACTTGCTGCGTCAGGGTTCATTATGAGCTTCAAGCTTACAGTCCTATCCATCTGGATGCCATTTTTACAAGACTTGAtcctttaattttgttttttgtttgctgGAACTAGATGCCTGAGGCGTTGTTTATATGCAGATTGCGACATTCAACTATCAAAATGTTTTGTTCCCTCCATTGCTTTTTCAGGAAATACTTCTAGACAAGGTAATCAGTTTAGTTATACTGATGTTATGATTGAAAATAAATTGGATAggaccatatatatatatatatgttcatttatttatcttgATGATGTTTCTGATCTTATTGTCCTTGTAGATTGGATTTAGGACAGTAGAGAACATCACTGCCAGTTTACCACGCAGCACTGCAGGA
This genomic stretch from Macadamia integrifolia cultivar HAES 741 chromosome 2, SCU_Mint_v3, whole genome shotgun sequence harbors:
- the LOC122094144 gene encoding probable RNA methyltransferase At5g51130; amino-acid sequence: MGDTRKDQGGMEEEDNEKVEEAQIKTKKRRRKEVAIYGNYRNYYGYRTKDLKEDPRLMVLKKEWFEGKDCLDIGCNQGLITISIAKKFSCGSICGIDIDAHLIESAYWNLRRSAKMDKASCKISNENRSKLSEGANGLEHSDTASLSGETVNVLRHSNPSQKPNLLDVVSFREEDIVASRRRCSEAYDTILCLSVTKWVHLNWGDDGLITLFAKIWRLLRPGGVLILEAQNWKSYKSNYQVSEIATFNYQNVLFPPLLFQEILLDKIGFRTVENITASLPRSTAGFNRPIFVFCK